One Candidatus Devosia phytovorans genomic window carries:
- the ccoN gene encoding cytochrome-c oxidase, cbb3-type subunit I has product MLAGLAVDDAFRIHMGILSVVLGLATITAMRLPQPAAPESATEYMDGPIRIGSLLTVFWGVVGFLVGVIVATQLAFPELNFGPWLNFGRLRPLHTSAVVFAFGGTALMTTSFYVVQRTCRARLFGGDLAWFVFWGYQLFIVLAATGYLLGITQGREYAEPEWYVDIWLTIVWVCYLLVFLGTLLRRKEPHIYVANWFYLAFIVTIALLHVVNNLAVPVSPFGSRSFSLFSGVQDALTQWWYGHNAVGFFLTAGFLGMMYYFLPKQAERPVYSYRLSIIHFWALIFLYIWAGPHHLHYTALPDWAQTLGMVFSIVLWMPSWGGMINGLLTLRGAWDKLRTDPIIRLMVIAVAFYGMSTFEGPVMSIKSVNGLSHYTDWTIGHVHSGALGWVGMISFGAIYFMVPRLWSRQRLYSLRMVNWHFWLATLGIVIYAASMWVSGIMQGLMWREYDSQGFLVYSFAETVAALQPYYIMRTFGGLMYLAGGLVMAFNIWMTVAGKLRAERPMPVSPQLQPAQ; this is encoded by the coding sequence ATGCTCGCGGGGCTGGCGGTGGACGATGCTTTCCGCATCCACATGGGAATTCTGAGCGTCGTGCTCGGGCTGGCGACCATCACCGCCATGCGGCTGCCGCAGCCGGCAGCGCCTGAATCGGCCACCGAGTACATGGATGGGCCGATCCGCATCGGTTCCCTTCTGACGGTGTTCTGGGGCGTCGTCGGCTTTCTGGTCGGCGTCATCGTCGCCACCCAGCTCGCCTTTCCCGAACTCAATTTCGGTCCCTGGCTGAACTTCGGCCGCCTGCGCCCGCTGCACACCAGTGCGGTGGTCTTTGCCTTCGGCGGCACGGCGCTCATGACCACCAGTTTCTACGTCGTCCAGCGCACCTGCCGGGCCCGCCTCTTCGGCGGTGATCTCGCCTGGTTCGTCTTCTGGGGCTACCAGCTGTTCATCGTCCTGGCCGCCACCGGCTACCTGCTGGGCATCACCCAGGGCCGCGAATATGCCGAGCCCGAATGGTATGTCGACATCTGGCTGACCATTGTCTGGGTCTGTTACCTCCTCGTCTTCCTCGGCACGCTGCTCAGGCGCAAGGAACCCCATATCTACGTGGCCAACTGGTTCTACCTGGCCTTCATCGTCACCATTGCCCTGCTGCATGTGGTCAACAATCTAGCCGTCCCGGTATCACCCTTCGGCTCGCGCAGCTTCTCTCTCTTCTCGGGCGTGCAGGATGCGTTGACCCAATGGTGGTATGGCCACAACGCGGTGGGCTTCTTCCTCACTGCCGGCTTCCTGGGCATGATGTACTACTTCCTGCCCAAGCAGGCCGAGCGCCCGGTCTATTCCTACCGCCTGTCGATCATCCACTTCTGGGCCCTGATCTTCCTCTACATCTGGGCCGGCCCGCACCACCTGCACTATACCGCGCTCCCCGATTGGGCCCAGACCCTGGGCATGGTGTTCTCCATCGTGCTCTGGATGCCCAGCTGGGGCGGCATGATCAACGGCCTGCTCACGCTGCGTGGTGCCTGGGACAAGCTGCGCACCGATCCCATCATCCGCTTGATGGTCATCGCCGTCGCCTTTTACGGCATGTCGACCTTCGAAGGCCCCGTCATGTCCATCAAGTCGGTCAATGGCCTCAGCCACTATACCGACTGGACCATCGGCCACGTGCATTCGGGTGCTTTGGGCTGGGTCGGCATGATCAGCTTTGGCGCCATCTATTTCATGGTGCCGCGCCTCTGGAGCCGCCAGCGGCTCTATTCGCTGCGCATGGTCAACTGGCACTTCTGGCTCGCGACCCTGGGCATCGTCATCTACGCCGCCTCCATGTGGGTCTCGGGCATCATGCAGGGCCTGATGTGGCGCGAATACGATAGCCAGGGCTTCCTGGTCTATTCCTTCGCCGAGACCGTGGCAGCGCTTCAGCCCTACTACATCATGCGCACCTTCGGCGGCCTGATGTATCTCGCCGGCGGTCTGGTCATGGCCTTCAACATCTGGATGACCGTCGCGGGCAAGCTCCGCGCCGAGCGCCCGATGCCCGTGTCGCCCCAGCTTCAACCCGCCCAATAG
- a CDS encoding hemerythrin domain-containing protein — MLDIVSGSSLRDVMAGHAEQIRLCQTLESIADSLPREIDVALCRDAASAILPIMTRVVQSEQEALTQELAERGPSRMIDLTATVSRILRENAEDLSYAEELQETLRELAEGSRSVSTDALGYMLRSFFESRRRRIALEREILTALAAPDR, encoded by the coding sequence ATGCTGGATATTGTGAGTGGGTCATCGCTCCGCGACGTCATGGCGGGACATGCCGAGCAGATCAGACTGTGCCAGACGCTCGAAAGCATTGCCGACAGCCTGCCCAGGGAAATCGACGTCGCCCTGTGCCGGGACGCGGCCAGCGCCATCCTGCCGATCATGACCCGCGTGGTGCAAAGCGAGCAGGAAGCGCTGACGCAGGAGCTCGCCGAGCGCGGTCCGAGCCGCATGATCGACCTGACCGCGACCGTCAGCCGTATCCTCCGCGAGAATGCGGAAGACCTCAGCTATGCCGAGGAGTTGCAGGAGACCCTGCGCGAACTGGCCGAGGGATCGCGCAGCGTTTCGACCGATGCGCTGGGCTATATGCTGCGCAGCTTTTTTGAATCGCGCCGGCGCCGGATCGCGCTGGAGCGCGAAATCCTGACGGCCCTGGCCGCGCCGGACAGATGA
- a CDS encoding sulfite exporter TauE/SafE family protein, which translates to MIPSPIIWGLLLGLGSSLHCAGMCGPISCSLLMLGGDDRDRKQLALRIGTMQAGRILSYVLLGAVVGLFGAGLQARLEMASVHMALQWVAGAVVLWLGLSTAGFVPSLALADRLTMPLASGLAGVRAALSGGGVELALISGLVWGITPCAMVYAALFNSLVTGNVADGMLLMLAFGLGTLPAVVLSTLTLIGARARRSRPGRQAAGVFMIVAGALALALTVPGSPLCITQ; encoded by the coding sequence ATGATCCCGTCACCGATCATCTGGGGATTGCTGCTGGGCTTGGGATCGAGCCTGCATTGTGCCGGCATGTGCGGGCCGATCAGCTGTTCCCTGCTGATGCTGGGTGGCGATGATCGCGATCGGAAACAGCTTGCCCTGCGGATCGGCACCATGCAGGCGGGGCGCATCCTTTCCTATGTGCTGCTCGGCGCTGTGGTTGGCCTGTTCGGTGCAGGCCTGCAAGCCAGGCTCGAAATGGCCAGCGTGCATATGGCGCTGCAATGGGTAGCCGGGGCGGTCGTACTCTGGCTGGGGTTGTCGACGGCCGGGTTCGTGCCGTCGCTGGCGCTAGCGGACCGGTTGACCATGCCGCTGGCGAGCGGGCTGGCGGGTGTTCGTGCGGCGCTTTCGGGTGGCGGCGTGGAACTGGCGCTGATCTCGGGCCTGGTCTGGGGCATCACACCCTGCGCCATGGTCTATGCGGCGCTGTTCAATTCGCTGGTCACCGGCAATGTGGCCGACGGCATGCTGCTGATGCTGGCCTTTGGGCTGGGCACGCTTCCCGCCGTGGTGCTGTCGACGCTGACGCTGATCGGAGCGCGCGCGCGCCGCAGCCGACCGGGCCGGCAGGCGGCGGGGGTCTTCATGATCGTCGCCGGTGCATTGGCGCTGGCGCTGACCGTGCCGGGCAGCCCGCTCTGTATCACGCAATAG
- a CDS encoding PAS domain S-box protein: MPTRQLNRYQPEIIALAVAACALAAGFAVRLMLNELLGASAAGLLFMPAIVVAVVLGGVIPGLITTLATLPLSYVFASQGPSPMAAQTDLALLLLIGVMFSWLGAAWRRERERSKASGSRVMQREAHLQSILDTVPDATIVIDPNGLIESFNLAAVRQFGYRPEDVVGKNISMLMPTPYREQHDNYIHRYLDTGEKRIIGIDRVVVGLRKDGSTFPMQLAVGETKSGDRRYFTGFIRDLTEREEHAAQLQVAQTELARLARLNELGEMASTLAHELNQPLSAIANYVQGSKRLLLKIEDQHAGMLREALDETARQALRAGDIIRHLREFVTRGDTEKRPHDVKKLVEEAGALALVGSRERGIKSNFIYEDDVSLILADKVQIQQVLINLLRNAIEAMKDSEPKLLEVRLSKLDHDMLKVTVSDTGPGIAEEVAPQLFQPFNTSKPGGMGIGLSISKRIIEAHGGEIHVERSPSGGAMFIFTLPLMTEISDE, translated from the coding sequence ATGCCGACTCGCCAGCTAAACCGATATCAGCCCGAAATCATCGCCCTCGCCGTTGCCGCCTGCGCGCTGGCGGCAGGCTTTGCCGTGCGCCTGATGCTCAACGAATTGCTGGGTGCCTCGGCGGCAGGACTGCTGTTCATGCCGGCCATTGTCGTGGCCGTGGTGCTGGGTGGCGTCATACCCGGACTGATCACCACGCTGGCCACCCTGCCCCTGTCCTATGTATTTGCCAGCCAGGGCCCCTCCCCGATGGCCGCACAGACCGACCTGGCGCTGCTGCTGCTGATCGGGGTGATGTTCTCTTGGCTGGGCGCTGCGTGGCGGCGCGAGCGCGAGCGCTCCAAGGCCAGCGGCAGCCGGGTGATGCAGCGGGAAGCGCATCTGCAATCGATCCTCGACACCGTGCCGGACGCCACCATCGTGATCGATCCCAATGGACTGATCGAATCCTTCAACCTGGCGGCGGTGCGCCAGTTCGGCTATCGGCCGGAAGACGTGGTGGGCAAGAATATAAGCATGCTGATGCCGACGCCCTATCGCGAGCAGCACGACAATTACATCCATCGCTATCTCGACACCGGGGAGAAGCGGATCATCGGCATCGACCGCGTCGTCGTGGGGCTGCGCAAGGATGGCTCGACCTTTCCGATGCAGCTGGCCGTGGGCGAGACCAAATCCGGTGACCGCCGCTATTTCACCGGCTTCATCCGCGACCTGACCGAACGCGAAGAGCATGCGGCACAGCTGCAGGTGGCGCAGACGGAGCTGGCGCGCCTGGCGCGGTTGAACGAGCTGGGCGAAATGGCCAGCACGCTGGCGCATGAACTCAACCAGCCGCTCTCGGCGATCGCCAATTATGTGCAGGGCTCCAAGCGGCTGCTGCTCAAGATCGAAGACCAGCATGCAGGCATGCTGCGCGAAGCGCTGGACGAAACGGCGCGGCAGGCGCTGCGCGCCGGCGACATCATTCGCCATCTGCGCGAATTCGTGACGCGCGGCGACACGGAAAAGCGGCCGCATGACGTCAAGAAACTGGTGGAAGAAGCTGGCGCGCTGGCCCTCGTCGGCTCGCGCGAGCGGGGGATCAAGTCCAACTTCATCTATGAAGACGATGTGAGCCTGATCCTTGCCGACAAGGTGCAGATCCAGCAGGTGCTGATCAACCTGCTGCGCAACGCCATCGAGGCGATGAAAGACAGCGAGCCGAAACTGCTCGAGGTGCGCCTCAGCAAGCTGGACCATGACATGTTGAAGGTGACGGTTTCTGATACCGGACCCGGCATCGCCGAGGAAGTGGCGCCGCAACTGTTCCAGCCGTTCAATACCAGCAAGCCGGGCGGCATGGGGATCGGCCTGTCCATCTCCAAACGCATAATCGAGGCCCATGGCGGCGAGATCCACGTCGAACGCAGCCCATCGGGCGGCGCCATGTTCATTTTCACGCTGCCGCTGATGACGGAGATTTCCGATGAGTAG
- the fixJ gene encoding response regulator FixJ, whose protein sequence is MSSADVVVHIVDDEEAVRNSLAFLLATSGFATRIHESATAFLQVAPGIRNGCLITDLRMPDIDGVELLRRLRDSNAMLPAIVISGHGDVQMAVEAMKNGALDFIEKPFSDDVMIAAIERAVAQADSQSQNDVATQAILQRLGSLSERESQVLKGVVDGLPNKVIAYELGLSPRTVEVYRAGLMGKMNAGSLSELVRMVLSVKWQPAS, encoded by the coding sequence ATGAGTAGTGCTGATGTCGTCGTGCATATCGTCGACGACGAGGAGGCCGTGCGCAATTCGCTGGCTTTCCTGTTGGCAACAAGCGGCTTTGCGACACGCATCCACGAGTCGGCCACCGCCTTCCTCCAGGTGGCGCCGGGCATAAGGAATGGCTGCCTGATCACCGACCTGCGCATGCCTGATATCGACGGGGTGGAGTTGCTGCGGCGGCTGCGCGACAGCAATGCCATGCTGCCGGCCATCGTGATTTCGGGCCATGGTGACGTGCAGATGGCCGTCGAGGCGATGAAGAATGGCGCGCTGGATTTCATCGAGAAGCCGTTCAGCGACGATGTGATGATTGCCGCAATTGAACGGGCGGTGGCGCAGGCCGACTCGCAGTCGCAGAACGATGTTGCCACGCAGGCGATCCTGCAGCGGCTGGGCTCGCTCAGCGAGCGGGAGAGCCAGGTTCTCAAGGGCGTGGTGGACGGGTTGCCCAACAAGGTCATCGCCTATGAGCTGGGACTGAGCCCGCGCACCGTGGAAGTCTATCGCGCCGGCCTGATGGGCAAGATGAATGCGGGGAGCCTGTCGGAGCTGGTGCGCATGGTGTTGAGCGTCAAATGGCAGCCGGCCAGCTGA
- a CDS encoding helix-turn-helix domain-containing protein yields MLIQTKFRNHNGAEEGILAFSQPSAVSLYDAGATIYGQGDPTGQLYMVEFGTVRLCRVSADGRRQISAFYFAGEVFGFESGDQRHFYAEAVDSAGIRVLRPNQNEQFNRSMLKVALDSLVRAQEHLMVLGRQNSMEKVAAFLLDLAERQKTDRVVDLSMQRADIADYLGLSLETVSRILTRLKCAGTIRIPHVKHIELVDFEELDYLRG; encoded by the coding sequence ATGCTGATCCAGACAAAATTCCGCAATCACAACGGGGCAGAAGAGGGCATTCTCGCCTTTTCGCAGCCGAGCGCCGTGAGCCTCTATGATGCCGGCGCCACGATTTATGGCCAAGGCGATCCGACGGGCCAGCTCTATATGGTCGAGTTCGGCACGGTGCGGCTCTGCCGCGTTTCGGCCGATGGTCGCCGCCAGATCAGCGCCTTCTATTTTGCCGGCGAGGTGTTCGGTTTTGAATCGGGTGACCAGCGGCACTTTTATGCCGAGGCCGTGGACAGTGCCGGCATCCGCGTGCTGCGCCCCAACCAGAACGAGCAGTTCAATCGGTCGATGCTCAAGGTGGCGCTGGATAGCCTGGTGCGGGCACAGGAACATCTGATGGTGCTGGGCCGCCAGAACAGCATGGAAAAGGTCGCAGCCTTCCTGCTTGACCTGGCCGAACGGCAGAAGACGGACCGGGTCGTCGACCTGTCGATGCAGCGCGCCGATATTGCCGACTATCTGGGCCTGTCGCTGGAAACAGTCAGCCGCATTCTGACCAGGCTCAAATGTGCCGGGACGATCCGCATTCCGCATGTGAAGCATATCGAGCTGGTGGATTTCGAAGAGCTGGACTATCTGCGCGGCTGA
- a CDS encoding pseudoazurin — translation MLLAVAAPAHAADHEILMLNKGAAGAMVFEPAGLRIAPGDTVTFVPTDKGHNVESIKEVLPEGAEAFKGGMGKEVVVTFTQEGLYGIKCLPHFGMGMVAAIVVGDGAPTNLAQTETVKLPGKAKDRFAAALVDAGL, via the coding sequence ATGCTGCTGGCCGTTGCCGCGCCGGCCCATGCTGCCGACCATGAAATCCTGATGCTGAACAAGGGCGCCGCGGGTGCCATGGTGTTCGAACCGGCCGGGTTGCGGATTGCGCCCGGTGACACAGTGACCTTCGTTCCGACCGACAAGGGGCACAATGTGGAAAGCATCAAGGAGGTGCTGCCCGAGGGCGCCGAAGCCTTCAAGGGCGGCATGGGCAAGGAAGTGGTGGTGACCTTTACCCAGGAAGGCCTCTACGGCATCAAATGCCTGCCGCATTTCGGCATGGGCATGGTGGCGGCCATCGTGGTGGGTGACGGTGCGCCGACCAATCTGGCGCAAACCGAAACGGTGAAGCTGCCCGGCAAGGCCAAGGACCGGTTTGCTGCAGCGCTGGTGGACGCTGGTCTCTGA